A stretch of Ischnura elegans chromosome 4, ioIscEleg1.1, whole genome shotgun sequence DNA encodes these proteins:
- the LOC124158142 gene encoding uncharacterized protein LOC124158142, giving the protein MSYGLRNAVHTVQRFIDDVVRYLDFTYTYLDDILIASKDEDEHEGHLSGLFLRLSDYGVVINPFKCVFGVSQVTLLGYCISADGTKPLKDNVNAIQEFPELVTIKQLHQFLDIHHIVGADNVAAHALSQIEEVTRAIDFETLGRSQETDEWTEAIPVEDISAKTVVRAFLWDWLSRFGMPQQITTDQGRRFKWALFHQLSNIARAVHLRTSAYHLAANGMEDIQDTPAELVYGEPQRTPGEFLSPTSGPTPNATYFTSQLLEHFQGLSPRLAARHGTRHIFIFKDLPSTSYVFVRHDASHTALQAPYNGPYKVLQQDGKTNKVRLPNCDANIAIDRLKPAYIISEEPIIPEERSKILIPTTRRQPSAQVLPSTSIPPADSTTITPEAQGEDHALPSGRPTRRVRFPLNLLDYQL; this is encoded by the exons atGTCATATGGACTCCGCAATGCGGTGCACACAGTTCAAAGGTTCATTGACGATGTGGTCAGATACCTCGATTTTACTTACACCTATCTGGATGATATTTTGATCGCCTCTAAAGACGAGGATGAGCATGAAGGTCACCTAAGCGGACTTTTCCTTAGGCTTAGTGATTACGGTGTTGTCATCAATCCTTTTAAGTGTGTTTTTGGTGTGTCTCAAGTAACACTTTTAGGCTATTGTATCAGTGCTGATGGCACAAAGCCATTAAAAGACAACGTTAATGCAATCCAAGAATTTCCTGAGCTGGTGACAATTAAACAGTTACACCAGTTTTTGG ATATCCATCACATAGTAGGGGCCGACAATGTTGCTGCACATGCCTTGTCCCAGATTGAGGAAGTGACTCGTGCTATTGATTTTGAGACACTGGGTCGTTCCCAGGAGACTGACGAG TGGACTGAGGCCATTCCTGTGGAGGACATATCCGCCAAAACCGTGGTACGTGCCTTCCTTTGGGATTGGTTGTCACGCTTCGGCATGCCTCAGCAAATCACCACAGACCAAGGCAGGCGATTCAAGTGGGCCCTTTTCCACCAGCTCTCCAACATAGCCCGTGCAGTCCACTTGAGGACATCAGCATATCATCTGGCAGCAAACGGGATG GAGGATATTCAAGACACCCCAGCAGAGCTCGTATATGGCGAGCCACAACGAACTCCAGGCGAATTCCTCTCCCCCACCAGTGGCCCCACCCCCAACGCCACCTATTTCACCTCCCAACTCCTGGAACACTTTCAAGGCCTGAGTCCTCGACTAGCAGCACGCCATGGCACACGGCACATCTTTATCTTTAAGGACCTTCCATCAACATCCTATGTCTTTGTGCGTCATGATGCAAGTCATACTGCCCTCCAGGCCCCTTACAATGGCCCATACAAGGTCCTACAGCAGGATGGTAAAACCAACAAAGTACGTTTGCCAAATTGCGATGCTAACATTGCCATTGACCGCCTGAAACCTGCCTACATCATCTCTGAGGAGCCAATCATCCCTGAGGAGAGGAGCAAAATCCTCATCCCGACCACCAGGAGGCAGCCATCAGCCCAGGTGTTGCCATCTACTAGCATCCCACCAGCTGATAGCACAACTATTACACCTGAAGCTCAAGGGGAAGATCATGCACTGCCTAGCGGCCGCCCCACGAGACGCGTCCGTTTCCCTCTGAATCTTTTGGACTACCAACTCTGA